One window from the genome of Crassostrea angulata isolate pt1a10 chromosome 2, ASM2561291v2, whole genome shotgun sequence encodes:
- the LOC128171911 gene encoding transient receptor potential cation channel subfamily M member 2-like, protein MSMTKPQSSGMQDSQVDASDVDFTWNEITQGVTTTNSTSDDGNTSPTMVFSVIGDSDSFVPRPWPKTVFQTALIEAAKSGGETWILYLGKKQGISKVVRDAYRNYEDIEFKTRAAKNKINNPDRHVKLINLAGKKACQGNSEKITEFKTTHGEGHGCLLDFEKFVSQQEVSFFSQKMDTKMPVPIAIIVCEGDIETIAHIAKALQHKLPVIIMKGSGMAADLVVDYLENKNVLCKKASISLGIRFDDSKYKELKKHLKTIGKAKELVGVFDLDQDDPAMLSHIVGEAVVSCWSLQDILHTYTDDGVGIQKHEEISLSSDHSHTETNGNTTKGSSLAWKLLRRNFVSPEEQIIHQVLEGFKESRPYVLNPQYSSPTSLPLYFYFGYQLLQELDLTEECGPVLLLEALKANRCDYVRVLLDQGVKLKMINLPELYEQTVSCQKCKFKRKDCLHMQWILKQIQETQAKKLCHEYRSMMRKRIKHGNPQEAKYIVDELTELSVSVADAARGLCRKMLRYKEYSNEYITSETSQTSDGNLKDTNMSDILLWAIFANRKELAEICWLRGENHLLTGLVCSAILRKLSKKANNVKEQLLSIDLEKHSKLFEQRCIGIMDSMYEEDSQHAIDLMDDEAVVWGIHSSPLTFAYENFMYDVVAHTCSQKYMNMQWYKNLAPDLTPFLLSAIRKPKNFFTAPLTKYMFNYILFFAVLIMYSSFVLTSIGDKYYSQLILARVFEYTVYFWGAGDFIEEIISCFGCLEKRGRSHRGYYSRMKRYIYDFWNVVDLLSYLLLIVALFIRHFHPSETFTLARRMYALSLLVMYLRFLEVFLIHRKLGPTLIMIKEMLKDLLRFLYIAVFVVFGVGIYYHANLWPDHQAMWSGGWTNWRIWTIIYYPYWQLYGDLNLEELNGSNQTDCTSNPKEWETDFSKTRCPQEDWTVYAIVAIYMLFSNILLVNLVIAMFSYTFERVQENSEKLWRFERYTVINDYDWRIPSPINLVFLPYRLFRYLAKHDCCLPQCKKICIVEKKKKEKKKREKNEAYQRSLQRIIALRNHSKL, encoded by the exons AAACCTGGATTTTGTATCTCGGAAAGAAACAAGGAATATCCAAGGTTGTCAGAGACGCCTACAGAAACTATGAGGATATTGAATTTAAGACCAGGGctgctaaaaataaaatcaacaaccCCGATAGACATGTCAAACTGATAAATCTTGCAGGAAAAAAG GCATGCCAAGGGAACTcagaaaaaataacagaattcaAAACTACCCATGGAGAAGGACATGGATGTCTGTTGGACTTTGAAAAATTCGTTTCTCAACAAGAAGTTTCCTTCTTTAGTCAGAAAATGGACACCA AAATGCCGGTTCCCATAGCAATCATCGTATGTGAGGGTGACATCGAAACTATAGCTCATATTGCAAAGGCTCTCCAACACAAACTCCCAGTTATCATCATGAAAGGATCAGGAATGGCTGCAGACCTTGTTGTCGACTATTTAGAAAA CAAAAACGTACTTTGCAAGAAAGCTAGCATTTCATTAGGTATTCGATTCGATGATTCGAAATATAAGGAGttgaaaaaacatttgaaaacaattggAAAAGCTAAAGAGTTG GTTGGAGTATTTGACCTTGATCAAGACGATCCCGCCATGCTGTCCCACATTGTGGGGGAGGCAGTGGTCAGCTGCTGGTCACTGCAGGATATCCTACATACGTACACAGACG ATGGTGTGGGGATACAAAAGCACGAAGAGATAAGCCTTAGCTCAGACCACTCTCACACGGAAACGAACGGAAACACAACCAAAGGCTCCTCGCTGGCTTGGAAACTTCTGCGTCGAAATTTTGTCAGTCCTGAAGAGCAGATTATTCACCAAGTTCTGGAAGGTTTTAAGGAGTCAAGACCATACGTATTAAATCCTCAGTACTCGAGTCCTACATCTCTTCCGTTGTATTTTTATTTCGGCTACCAGCTTTTGCAAGAATTGGACTTAACAGAAGAATGCGGGCCC GTTCTCCTCTTGGAGGCACTGAAGGCAAATAGGTGTGATTACGTGAGGGTTTTGTTGGACCAAGGCGTCAAGTTAAAGATGATCAATTTACCAGAACTTTATGAACAG ACCGTTTCCTGTCAGAAATgtaaattcaaaagaaaagatTGCCTACACATGCAATGGATTTTAAAG CAAATACAAGAAACACAAGCAAAGAAACTATGCCATGAATACAGATCTATGATGAGGAAAAGAATAAAACACGGAAACCCCCAAGAGGCAAAATATATTGTAGACGAGCTAACAGAATTATCAGTTTCTGTAGCTGATGCGGCCAGAGGATTGTGTCGTAAAATGCTGCGATATAAAG AATACAGCAATGAATATATCACTAGTGAAACTTCACAAACAAGCGACGGAAATCTGAAAGATACGAACATGTCTGACATTTTACTTTGGGCAATTTTCGCAAATCGAAAGGAACTGGCTGAAATATGTTGGCTTAGAGGGGAAAACCATTTAT TAACTGGACTGGTGTGCTCGGCAATCCTTCGGAAACTTTCCAAAAAGGCAAACAATGTCAAGGAACAATTGCTATCAATTGATTTGGAGAAACACTCAAA atTGTTTGAACAACGTTGCATTGGTATTATGGACAGTATGTACGAAGAAGACTCACAACATGCAATAGATTTGATGGATGACGAGGCAGTAGTTTGGGGAATTCACTCGAGCCCATTAACCTTTGCTTACGAGAATTTCATGTATGACGTTGTAGCTCACACTTGTTCTCAGAAGTATATGAACATGCAGTGGTACAAAAACCTGGCGCCGGATCTCACGCCGTTCTTACTG tCTGCAATAAGAAAGCCGAAAAATTTCTTTACCGCTCCtcttacaaaatacatgtttaattat ATACTGTTTTTCGCAGTTTTGATAATGTACAGCTCATTTGTACTGACAAGCATCGGAGACAAATACTACTCCCAACTGATACTTGCAAGAGTGTTCGAATATACTGTTTATTTCTGGGGCGCAGGGGATTTTATTGAAGAAATcatcagctgtttt GGCTGCTTGGAGAAACGAGGCCGATCCCACAGAGGATACTACTCACGTATGAAAAGATACATTTACGATTTCTGGAATGTCGTTGACCTACTGTCATACCTATTGCTCATCGTGGCGCTCTTTATACGTCATTTCCATCCATCTGAAACCTTTACCCTCGCAAGACGAATGTATGCTCTCTCTCTGCTGGTCATGTATTTGAGGTTTTTGGAAGTGTTTCTGATCCATAGGAAATTGGGACCAACCCTCATCATGATCAAAGAAATG TTGAAAGACCTTCTGAGATTCCTTTACATAGCTGTTTTTGTGGTGTTTGGAGTTGGGATCTATTACCATGCCAATCTTTGGCCGGACCACCAAGCAATGTGGAGTGGAGGGTGGACTAATTGGAGGATATGGACCATCATTTACTATCCGTACTGGCAGCTCTATGGGGATCTGAATCTTGAAGAACTAAACG GTAGTAACCAAACGGATTGTACCAGTAACCCCAAGGAATGGGAGACCGACTTCTCCAAAACCCGATGTCCACAGGAAGACTGGACGGTGTATGCGATAGTGGCGATATACATGTTGTTTTCCAATATCCTGTTGGTCAACTTAGTCATTGCCATGTTCAG CTACACATTTGAGAGGGTACAGGAGAACTCGGAGAAGCTGTGGCGGTTTGAGAGATACACAGTAATTAATGATTACGACTGGAGAATCCCGTCCCCTATTAACCTGGTATTCCTTCCATACCGCCTCTTCCGCTATCTAGCGAAACATGATTGCTGTTTACCACAGTGTAAAA agaTTTGCATTgtggaaaaaaagaagaaggaaaagaaaaaaagagaaaaaaacgaGGCATACCAGCGGAGCCTTCAAAGAATAATAGCACTTAGAAACCACAGTAAACTATGA
- the LOC128171925 gene encoding uncharacterized protein LOC128171925: MRLLIIFGVLIFGSQAKQKISVCDTGSPSGKCAPKEPFCPQGYSCENGECCPAKLTCTNHYCYIEDKYHVCCNKIPIESVAPKACSTPGYTTDPLLGCYKVAYYPTAIPYDEGKQGCEKDGGRLLLINSAEEGQKLLEAIRSEMIISAVIQGSRGPDSSYVDDKGNPLPYLPSMIENKDDEAKTKLMLTYAPPDQIKFMFSAISQGEKYNYFACEI, from the exons ATGAGACtactgattatctttggtgttcTGATTTTTGGTTCACAA GCAAAACAGAAGATAAGCGTATGTGATACTGGAAGTCCTTCAGGAAAGTGTGCCCCTAAGGAACCTTTTTGCCCACAGGGATATAGCTGTGAGAACGGAGAATGTTGTCCCGCCAAAT TAACATGTACCAATCACTACTGTTATATTGAAGACAAGTACCATGTGTGCTGTAACAAAATTCCTATTGAATCG GTTGCACCAAAGGCATGTTCTACCCCAGGATATACCACGGATCCTCTGCTAGGATGTTACAAAGTCGCTTATTATCCCACTGCTATTCCATACGACGAAGGGAAACAAGGCTGTGAAAAAGATGGCGGACGACTGTTATTGATTAACTCAGCGGAGGAGGGGCAAAAACTCTTAGAAGCGATAA GGTCGGAAATGATAATATCAGCGGTTATACAAGGCTCCAGAGGTCCTGATTCGTCATATGTTGATGACAAAGGAAATCCATTGCCATATTTGCCTTCTATGATAGAGAACAAAGATGACGAAGCTAAAACAAAACTGATGTTGACATATGCTCCCCCCGATCAAATCAAATTTATGTTTTCCGCTATTTCACAAGGAGAGAAATATAATTACTTTGCCTGTGAAATATAA